From the genome of Limisalsivibrio acetivorans, one region includes:
- the acnB gene encoding bifunctional aconitate hydratase 2/2-methylisocitrate dehydratase — MLQEYLKHAEERKAQGIPPLPLSAEFTAEVCKMLENPPKGEEEFLKDLIVNRVSPGVDPSSEVKAEWLEKVAKGEASSPLIDKKEAVFLLGTMLGGYNVAPLVDLLKDSELGKDAAEALKNIILVYNAFDDVLELSKTNENAKAVIESWANAEWFTNKPEFPKEFKVKVFKASGETNTDDFSPAKHAWSRPDIPLHALAMGETSWPEGNDTIDKFREEGYDVAFVGDVVGTGSSRKSACNSLMWKIGRDIDYVPNKRRGGVVIGNVIAPIFFNTTEDSGGLPIMCDVDKIDTGDVIVINTEKGEIKSESGEVISTFELKPSTIKDEFRAGGRLNLIIGRQLTNNAREALGLGEAEIFTKPVNPEPKPNQGYTLGQKIIGRAAGVEGVLPGTACEPKMTTVGSQDTTGPMTRDEIKELACLEFQADMFMQSFCHTAAYPKPADVTMHKSLPEFISSRKGVALRPGDGVIHSWLNRLLLPDTLGTGGDSHTRFPMGLSLPAGSGLVAFAGALGFMPLDVPESVLVKFKGELNPGITLRDVVNAIPYWAIKEGLLTVPKQNKKNIFNGRILEMEGLPNLTVEQAFELTDATAERSAAGGTIKLSEESVASYLKSNIALMKKMIDAGYQDAETLKKRIEDAEAWLADPKLLERDENAEYAAVIEIDLAEITEPILACPNDPDDVKLLSELSGNKVDEVFIGSCMTNIGHFRAAGKIWEGEEYPKTQIWITPPTRMDEMQLMEEGYYSIYAGVGARTELPGCSLCMGNQGRVHPNAHVLSTSTRNFPNRIGDNSQVYLGSAELTAVTALMGQMPTVEEYFEMVKKKIEPNMAEIYRYLEFDKLEDFELTYIETVAF; from the coding sequence ATGTTGCAAGAATACCTTAAGCACGCAGAAGAGAGAAAGGCGCAGGGAATCCCCCCGCTTCCGCTCTCCGCAGAGTTCACAGCAGAAGTATGCAAAATGCTTGAGAACCCGCCCAAAGGCGAGGAAGAGTTTCTCAAGGATCTTATAGTAAACCGTGTTTCCCCCGGCGTTGACCCCTCCTCCGAGGTTAAGGCGGAGTGGCTTGAGAAGGTTGCCAAGGGTGAGGCAAGCTCCCCCCTCATAGATAAAAAAGAGGCGGTTTTCCTCCTCGGCACAATGCTTGGTGGCTACAACGTTGCCCCCCTTGTGGACCTGCTTAAGGACAGCGAGCTGGGTAAGGATGCAGCAGAGGCGCTTAAGAATATTATCCTCGTATACAACGCCTTCGACGATGTTCTCGAGCTTTCCAAGACAAACGAGAACGCGAAGGCTGTTATCGAGAGCTGGGCAAACGCCGAATGGTTCACCAATAAGCCCGAATTCCCCAAAGAGTTCAAGGTTAAGGTATTCAAGGCTTCCGGCGAGACCAATACCGATGACTTCTCCCCCGCAAAGCATGCATGGAGCCGCCCCGATATCCCCCTTCACGCCCTTGCCATGGGTGAGACATCCTGGCCCGAAGGGAACGACACCATCGATAAGTTCCGTGAGGAAGGCTACGATGTAGCATTCGTTGGCGATGTTGTTGGTACGGGCTCCTCCAGAAAGTCCGCCTGCAACTCACTTATGTGGAAGATTGGACGTGACATAGACTACGTTCCTAATAAAAGAAGGGGAGGCGTTGTTATCGGAAACGTTATCGCCCCCATTTTCTTTAATACCACAGAGGACTCCGGCGGCCTTCCCATCATGTGCGATGTGGACAAGATCGATACCGGCGATGTTATCGTTATCAACACCGAGAAGGGTGAGATCAAGAGCGAGAGCGGAGAGGTTATCTCCACTTTCGAGCTTAAGCCCTCCACTATAAAGGATGAGTTCCGTGCTGGAGGACGTCTTAACCTCATAATCGGACGCCAGCTCACCAACAACGCCCGTGAGGCTCTCGGTCTCGGCGAGGCAGAGATATTCACCAAACCCGTTAACCCCGAGCCCAAGCCGAATCAGGGCTACACCCTCGGCCAGAAGATCATCGGCCGTGCCGCAGGTGTTGAAGGGGTTCTCCCAGGTACAGCATGCGAGCCGAAGATGACCACCGTGGGTTCCCAGGATACAACCGGACCGATGACGAGGGATGAGATCAAAGAGCTTGCATGCCTTGAATTCCAGGCGGATATGTTCATGCAGTCCTTCTGCCACACAGCGGCATACCCCAAGCCAGCGGATGTTACTATGCACAAGTCGCTTCCCGAGTTTATCAGTTCCCGCAAGGGTGTTGCCCTCCGCCCCGGTGATGGTGTTATCCACAGCTGGCTTAACAGGCTCCTCCTCCCCGATACACTCGGTACGGGCGGAGATTCCCATACACGTTTCCCCATGGGGCTTTCACTCCCCGCCGGCTCCGGTCTTGTGGCCTTCGCAGGCGCACTCGGCTTCATGCCCCTCGACGTTCCCGAGTCTGTACTCGTCAAGTTCAAGGGTGAGCTCAATCCCGGAATCACGCTCAGAGACGTTGTGAACGCAATACCCTACTGGGCTATCAAAGAGGGTCTTCTCACCGTTCCCAAGCAGAACAAGAAGAATATCTTCAACGGCCGTATCCTTGAGATGGAGGGTCTTCCCAATCTTACTGTGGAGCAGGCCTTCGAGCTCACCGATGCCACCGCAGAGCGCTCTGCCGCAGGTGGTACCATCAAGCTGAGCGAGGAATCCGTTGCCAGCTACCTCAAGAGCAACATCGCACTCATGAAGAAGATGATCGATGCGGGTTATCAGGATGCGGAGACCCTCAAGAAGCGTATTGAGGATGCCGAGGCGTGGCTTGCGGATCCCAAGCTCCTTGAGAGGGATGAGAACGCAGAGTACGCTGCAGTTATTGAGATAGACCTTGCGGAGATCACAGAGCCTATCCTCGCATGCCCCAACGATCCCGACGATGTCAAGCTTCTCAGCGAGCTTTCCGGCAACAAGGTCGATGAGGTGTTCATCGGTTCCTGTATGACGAACATCGGACACTTCCGTGCGGCAGGCAAGATATGGGAAGGTGAAGAGTATCCCAAAACCCAGATCTGGATAACTCCCCCTACAAGGATGGACGAGATGCAGCTTATGGAAGAGGGCTACTACAGCATCTATGCAGGTGTAGGCGCAAGGACAGAGCTCCCCGGATGTTCACTCTGCATGGGTAACCAGGGTCGTGTCCACCCGAACGCCCACGTCCTCTCCACATCTACACGTAACTTCCCCAACCGTATCGGCGACAACTCTCAGGTATACCTCGGTTCCGCCGAGCTCACTGCGGTGACAGCCCTTATGGGTCAGATGCCCACCGTTGAGGAATACTTCGAGATGGTTAAGAAGAAGATTGAGCCGAATATGGCAGAGATCTACAGGTATCTCGAATTCGACAAGCTTGAAGACTTCGAGCTTACATACATCGAAACAGTTGCATTCTAA
- a CDS encoding winged helix DNA-binding protein, whose protein sequence is MESLFQAVFQSSFILGIIHGINPCGHSWIVLAPFVAGNRNPGKVVHHTASLIVPGLVDRIPNDSDRRSMLVKLTPRGEELFGEHHGMHMKLT, encoded by the coding sequence ATGGAGAGTCTTTTTCAGGCCGTTTTTCAATCCAGCTTCATCCTTGGAATAATCCACGGCATTAACCCCTGCGGACATTCGTGGATAGTTCTTGCCCCCTTCGTAGCCGGAAACAGGAATCCCGGCAAGGTTGTCCACCACACAGCCTCGCTAATTGTGCCGGGGCTTGTTGATCGTATACCCAACGACAGCGACCGCCGGTCTATGCTCGTTAAGCTTACTCCCAGGGGGGAAGAGCTATTCGGTGAGCACCACGGTATGCACATGAAGCTGACCTAG
- a CDS encoding 4Fe-4S dicluster domain-containing protein → MGKAEDVKVIVEYCKGCEICVELCPTQVLEMKDFKAHVADLDKCIACMMCELRCPDFAIEVYKKGE, encoded by the coding sequence ATGGGTAAAGCAGAAGACGTCAAAGTTATTGTTGAATATTGCAAAGGATGCGAGATCTGCGTAGAGCTTTGTCCTACTCAGGTTCTTGAGATGAAGGATTTCAAGGCTCATGTTGCTGATCTTGATAAATGTATCGCATGTATGATGTGCGAACTCAGGTGTCCTGATTTTGCAATCGAAGTTTATAAAAAAGGCGAATAG
- a CDS encoding helix-turn-helix domain-containing protein → MSYRELSWEEESIQEELRKVPHNFLSVNQAAEVLQVNPLTVKRWIWKVELPAWNTRDDGKGHWRIAKKSLEEFVQNRNSMNIEFN, encoded by the coding sequence ATGTCGTACAGAGAACTATCATGGGAAGAAGAAAGCATACAGGAGGAGCTGAGGAAGGTGCCTCATAATTTCCTGTCGGTGAATCAGGCGGCGGAGGTTCTTCAGGTTAATCCTCTCACCGTGAAAAGGTGGATTTGGAAGGTGGAGCTTCCCGCATGGAACACGAGGGACGACGGCAAAGGGCACTGGCGCATTGCAAAAAAGAGCCTTGAGGAGTTTGTGCAGAACCGCAATTCGATGAATATCGAGTTTAATTGA
- the mdh gene encoding malate dehydrogenase encodes MEFKRPKIALIGGGQIGGVLSQLCALRELGDVVMFDIVEDMPQGKQLDIAEASRVDGFDVELKGTNDYADIEGADICIVTAGLPRKPGMSRDDLLTTNSNIIKDVGENIKKYAPNSHVIVISNPLDAMVTLMQKTTGFAPEKVYGQAGVLDSSRFATFIAWELGVAVKDVNAMVLGGHGDTMVPLVRYANVNGVPVMEQLVRKYGDEAKAKEVMDAMVERTKKAGGEVVALLKKGSAFYSPASSAIQMAEAVLKDEKRVLPVCALLQGEFGVENYYVGVPVVLGKDGIEKIVELELNDEEQGMFDHSVNAVKGLIEDMGRLGFM; translated from the coding sequence ATGGAGTTCAAAAGACCTAAAATTGCTCTTATCGGCGGCGGCCAGATCGGCGGCGTACTTTCCCAGCTCTGCGCACTTCGTGAGCTCGGCGATGTAGTTATGTTTGATATCGTTGAGGACATGCCCCAGGGTAAGCAGCTTGACATTGCAGAGGCTTCCCGTGTGGACGGCTTCGATGTAGAGCTTAAGGGAACCAATGACTATGCGGATATCGAAGGTGCGGACATATGCATCGTTACCGCAGGACTTCCCAGAAAGCCCGGAATGAGCAGGGATGACCTTCTCACCACTAACTCAAACATCATCAAGGATGTTGGTGAGAACATCAAGAAATACGCTCCCAACTCTCACGTTATCGTAATCTCCAACCCCCTCGATGCCATGGTTACTCTCATGCAGAAAACCACAGGCTTCGCACCCGAGAAGGTATACGGACAGGCAGGCGTTCTTGACTCCTCCAGGTTCGCTACCTTCATAGCATGGGAGCTCGGCGTTGCTGTTAAAGACGTTAACGCAATGGTTCTCGGCGGACACGGCGATACCATGGTTCCCCTCGTACGCTACGCAAACGTAAACGGCGTTCCTGTAATGGAGCAGCTTGTTAGAAAGTACGGTGACGAGGCTAAGGCTAAGGAAGTTATGGACGCTATGGTTGAGCGCACTAAGAAGGCTGGCGGCGAAGTTGTTGCACTTCTTAAGAAAGGTTCAGCGTTCTATTCCCCCGCATCCTCCGCAATCCAGATGGCAGAGGCTGTTCTTAAGGACGAGAAGAGAGTACTTCCCGTTTGTGCCCTTCTTCAGGGTGAGTTCGGCGTGGAAAACTACTATGTAGGCGTTCCCGTGGTTCTCGGCAAGGATGGTATCGAGAAGATAGTAGAGCTTGAGCTTAACGACGAAGAGCAGGGCATGTTCGACCATTCTGTAAACGCCGTTAAGGGCCTTATCGAAGATATGGGCCGCCTCGGCTTCATGTAA
- a CDS encoding NADP-dependent isocitrate dehydrogenase, producing the protein MSKDKATIIWTEIDEAPALATYALLPKIKAFTKGTGIDVETRDISLSGRIIANLGEYLTEDQRIPDYLTQLGELAKTPEANIIKLPNISASIPQLKDAIKELKEKGYKLPDYPDEPKNDEEKKVHSLYAKVLGSAVNPVLREGNSDRRAAAAVKEFAQKNPHRMMKDWPENSKTRVAHMNEGDFYGSEVSTTVPAATDVKIEFVGADGSKQVLKEKTSLLAGEVIDASAMNVKALRKFYEEQIEEAKKDGILLSLHLKATMMKVSDPIIFGHAVEVFLEDVFKKHGDALKEAGVNPNYGIADLLTNLDKLPADKKAEIEKDIEEVYKKRPELAMVDSSKGITNLHVPNDIIIDASMPVVVRDGGRMWGPDDALHDTVAMIPDRSYATMYQEIIEDCQKHGAFDPSTMGSVSNVGLMAQKAEEYGSHDKTFEAPGKGKIQVVDASGKTLLEQSVEEGDVFRMSQVKDDPIKDWVKLAVTRAKESGAPAVFWLDKNRAHDAQLIEKVNTYLKDHDTSGLEIKIMAPVDAMKFSLERIRKGEDTISVTGNVLRDYLTDLFPILELGTSARMLSIVPLMNGGGLFETGAGGSAPKHVQQLLREGHLRWDSLGEYCALMASFDHIASTYDNAKAKVLSDTLNTAIGTYLENGKAPSRKVNEIDNRGSSFYLALYWAEALAAQDQDSVLKERFAPVAKQLKDNEDKIMKELEDAQGQPVDVGGYFRPDVEMAYKAMRPSPTLNAIIDSM; encoded by the coding sequence ATGAGTAAAGACAAAGCTACAATCATCTGGACCGAAATCGATGAAGCGCCGGCTCTTGCCACATACGCTTTGCTTCCCAAGATCAAAGCATTCACCAAGGGTACAGGCATCGACGTGGAGACGAGAGACATTTCTCTTTCCGGACGTATCATTGCAAACCTGGGCGAGTATCTCACAGAGGATCAAAGGATTCCCGACTACCTCACTCAGCTCGGTGAACTTGCAAAGACTCCCGAAGCCAATATAATCAAGCTTCCCAACATCTCCGCTTCCATCCCCCAGCTTAAGGATGCAATCAAAGAACTTAAAGAGAAGGGTTATAAGCTCCCCGATTACCCCGATGAGCCCAAAAATGATGAAGAGAAGAAGGTTCACAGCCTTTATGCAAAGGTTCTCGGCTCCGCCGTTAACCCTGTTCTCCGTGAAGGAAACTCCGACAGAAGGGCTGCCGCAGCCGTTAAGGAGTTCGCACAGAAGAACCCCCATAGAATGATGAAAGACTGGCCCGAGAACTCCAAGACCCGTGTTGCTCACATGAACGAAGGCGACTTCTACGGCAGCGAGGTTTCCACAACGGTTCCCGCGGCAACAGATGTTAAGATAGAGTTCGTAGGTGCAGACGGTTCCAAGCAGGTTCTCAAAGAGAAGACCTCACTTCTCGCCGGCGAGGTGATTGATGCCTCCGCCATGAACGTAAAAGCTCTGCGCAAGTTCTACGAAGAGCAGATAGAAGAGGCGAAGAAGGACGGTATTCTCCTCTCACTCCACCTTAAGGCAACTATGATGAAGGTCTCCGACCCCATCATATTCGGCCACGCCGTTGAGGTTTTCCTTGAGGATGTATTCAAAAAGCACGGCGATGCCCTTAAGGAAGCGGGTGTTAACCCTAACTACGGTATCGCAGACCTTCTCACAAACCTTGACAAGCTTCCCGCCGATAAGAAGGCAGAGATAGAGAAGGATATAGAAGAGGTTTACAAGAAGCGCCCCGAGCTTGCCATGGTTGACTCAAGCAAGGGAATCACAAACCTCCACGTTCCCAACGACATCATCATCGATGCATCCATGCCCGTTGTTGTTCGTGACGGCGGAAGGATGTGGGGACCCGACGATGCCCTCCATGACACAGTAGCCATGATCCCCGACAGAAGCTATGCAACCATGTATCAGGAGATCATCGAAGACTGCCAGAAGCACGGCGCCTTCGACCCCTCCACAATGGGAAGCGTTTCCAACGTTGGTCTTATGGCTCAGAAGGCTGAGGAGTACGGCTCCCACGACAAGACCTTCGAGGCTCCCGGCAAAGGAAAGATTCAGGTTGTTGATGCCTCCGGTAAGACCCTCCTTGAGCAGTCAGTTGAGGAAGGGGATGTATTCAGAATGTCTCAGGTTAAGGATGATCCCATAAAGGACTGGGTAAAGCTTGCTGTTACCCGTGCCAAGGAATCAGGCGCACCTGCAGTGTTCTGGCTCGACAAGAACAGGGCGCATGATGCTCAGCTTATCGAGAAGGTAAACACCTATCTCAAGGACCACGACACCAGCGGTCTTGAGATAAAGATAATGGCTCCCGTGGATGCGATGAAATTCTCCCTTGAGAGAATAAGAAAGGGTGAGGACACTATCTCTGTAACCGGTAACGTTCTCAGAGACTACCTCACAGACCTCTTCCCGATACTCGAGCTTGGTACAAGCGCAAGGATGCTCTCCATCGTTCCCCTTATGAACGGCGGCGGTCTCTTCGAGACAGGCGCAGGCGGTTCCGCACCCAAGCACGTTCAGCAGCTCCTCAGGGAAGGGCACCTCAGATGGGACTCCCTCGGCGAGTACTGTGCGCTTATGGCCTCCTTCGACCATATCGCAAGCACATACGACAACGCCAAGGCTAAGGTTCTCTCCGATACACTCAACACAGCCATCGGCACATACCTTGAGAACGGAAAGGCTCCCTCCAGAAAGGTTAACGAGATCGATAACAGAGGTTCATCCTTCTACCTCGCTCTCTACTGGGCAGAGGCTCTCGCCGCTCAGGATCAGGACAGCGTGCTCAAGGAGCGCTTCGCACCTGTAGCCAAGCAGCTTAAGGACAACGAAGATAAGATTATGAAGGAGCTTGAGGATGCACAGGGTCAGCCCGTTGATGTCGGCGGATACTTCCGTCCCGATGTTGAAATGGCTTACAAAGCCATGAGACCCAGCCCCACGCTCAACGCTATAATCGACAGCATGTAA
- a CDS encoding 2-oxoacid:acceptor oxidoreductase subunit alpha, with protein MAKDIRFLQGNEAVSEGALYAGCKFYAGYPITPSTEIAEHLSGSLPKVGGRFVQMEDEIAAMAATIGGAIAGQKSMTATSGPGMSLKMENLGYACLTEIPCVIVNVMRGGPSTGLPTGPGQSDIMQAKWGTHGDHPAVALTPSTVPEQLTETVRAFNIAEKYRVPVILLTDEIIGHMREAVEMPEPGELEVVDRKVPTCDPSEYLPYKPDADDLVPPMAAFGSEYRYHITGLNHAEDGFPSNDGKLAQADEIRQQKKIDQAYDDIVKVEEFMCEDAEHLIFAFGSTARSAKEAVQKLREEGIKVGLFRPLTIWPFPEKHLEKYVGKAKTVVVPEMNLGMAIFEVERVFKGQAKIEGFNKIDSEPINPIEIMETVRRVK; from the coding sequence GTGGCTAAAGATATTAGATTCCTTCAAGGAAACGAAGCTGTTAGTGAAGGAGCCCTTTACGCCGGATGTAAGTTTTACGCCGGTTACCCCATCACACCTTCAACTGAGATAGCCGAGCACCTTTCCGGTTCACTCCCGAAAGTAGGCGGACGCTTCGTTCAGATGGAAGATGAAATTGCTGCAATGGCAGCTACAATCGGCGGTGCTATCGCCGGTCAGAAATCGATGACCGCTACCAGTGGTCCCGGTATGTCACTTAAAATGGAGAACCTCGGTTACGCATGTCTTACCGAGATTCCCTGTGTGATAGTTAACGTTATGAGAGGCGGTCCCTCAACCGGTCTTCCCACCGGCCCCGGACAGTCCGACATTATGCAGGCAAAGTGGGGAACCCACGGCGACCACCCCGCCGTAGCACTCACCCCCTCAACAGTACCCGAGCAGCTCACTGAGACTGTTAGAGCTTTCAACATCGCAGAGAAGTACAGGGTACCCGTTATCCTCCTCACCGATGAGATTATCGGACACATGAGAGAGGCTGTTGAGATGCCCGAGCCCGGCGAGCTCGAAGTTGTGGACCGTAAGGTTCCCACTTGCGACCCGAGCGAGTATCTCCCCTACAAGCCCGATGCTGATGATCTTGTACCCCCCATGGCCGCTTTCGGCTCCGAGTACAGGTATCACATCACTGGCCTTAACCACGCTGAGGACGGCTTCCCCTCAAACGACGGTAAGCTTGCTCAGGCTGATGAAATTCGTCAGCAGAAGAAGATAGATCAGGCCTATGACGATATCGTAAAGGTTGAAGAGTTCATGTGTGAAGATGCAGAGCATCTCATATTCGCCTTCGGAAGTACTGCCCGCTCCGCCAAGGAAGCTGTGCAGAAGCTCAGAGAAGAAGGTATCAAGGTTGGTCTTTTCAGACCCCTTACAATATGGCCCTTCCCCGAGAAGCACCTTGAGAAGTATGTAGGCAAGGCTAAGACTGTTGTTGTTCCCGAGATGAACCTTGGAATGGCAATCTTCGAAGTTGAGAGAGTCTTCAAGGGACAGGCAAAGATCGAAGGCTTCAACAAGATCGACTCCGAGCCTATCAACCCCATCGAAATCATGGAAACAGTAAGGAGGGTCAAGTAA
- a CDS encoding 2-oxoacid:ferredoxin oxidoreductase subunit beta has protein sequence MAFDYSAYLRDGKIPHIWCPGCGYGIILKSFIRAIDKLGWNKNEIVVTSGIGCASRLPGYVDFNTLHTTHGRSLGFATGVKLANPNLKVIGLGGDGDMTAIGGNHFIHACRRNIDITCLVFNNYIYGMTGGQYSPTTPKNAKATTVPYGNADNQFDISSLAIGAGATFVARTTTYHAVPMEKLIMQALQHKGFSVVEIMAGCPTGYGRKNKQGSPANMIQWQKDMSVPVAKAKDMTPEEMGDKFAVGVLHQEEKTEYVEAYDAQVGLS, from the coding sequence ATGGCTTTCGATTACAGCGCATATCTCAGAGACGGAAAGATCCCCCACATCTGGTGCCCCGGATGCGGTTACGGAATAATCCTGAAGTCATTCATTCGTGCCATCGACAAGCTCGGCTGGAACAAGAATGAAATAGTTGTAACCTCCGGAATCGGCTGTGCAAGCCGTCTTCCCGGTTATGTTGACTTCAACACTCTTCATACAACACACGGCCGTTCACTCGGGTTTGCCACAGGCGTTAAGCTTGCCAACCCCAACCTTAAGGTAATCGGCCTCGGCGGTGACGGCGATATGACAGCTATCGGCGGTAACCACTTCATACACGCATGCAGAAGAAACATCGACATCACCTGCCTCGTGTTCAACAACTACATCTACGGTATGACCGGTGGACAGTACTCACCCACAACGCCTAAGAACGCTAAGGCGACTACTGTTCCCTACGGTAACGCAGATAACCAGTTCGACATTTCCTCCCTCGCCATCGGCGCTGGAGCTACATTTGTTGCCAGAACCACTACCTACCACGCAGTTCCCATGGAGAAACTCATCATGCAGGCTCTCCAGCACAAGGGATTCAGCGTTGTGGAAATCATGGCCGGATGCCCCACAGGATACGGACGTAAGAACAAGCAGGGCTCCCCTGCAAACATGATCCAGTGGCAGAAGGATATGTCCGTACCCGTTGCTAAGGCTAAGGACATGACTCCTGAAGAAATGGGTGACAAGTTCGCAGTGGGCGTTCTTCATCAGGAAGAGAAGACAGAGTACGTTGAAGCCTACGATGCGCAAGTCGGCTTGAGTTGA
- the sucD gene encoding succinate--CoA ligase subunit alpha, with the protein MSILVNNRTKVIVQGLTGSQGKFHAEKMKEYGTSIVAGVTPGKGGEEVDGVPVFDTVVEAVRATGANASIIYVPPPGAADAIMESVDANLDLCVCITEGIPVKDMLMVKRMMRISGSKTMLIGPNCPGVITPGECKMGIMPGMIHTPGTVGIISKSGTLTYEAVKQVSEYGLGQSTCVGIGGDPVIGLSYIELLEMFENDAQTELVVLIGEIGGQAEVRAGEWIKENFSKPVVSFIAGQTAPKGKRMGHAGAIVSGGDDTAAAKMKKLAECGVNVVEQPSGIGKKVAEVLGKI; encoded by the coding sequence ATGAGTATACTTGTAAACAACCGTACAAAGGTCATAGTACAGGGCCTTACAGGCAGTCAGGGTAAGTTCCACGCCGAGAAGATGAAGGAATACGGAACAAGCATCGTTGCCGGTGTTACACCGGGCAAGGGTGGTGAAGAAGTTGACGGAGTTCCGGTTTTCGATACAGTTGTTGAAGCTGTTCGTGCCACCGGCGCAAACGCCTCCATTATATACGTTCCGCCTCCAGGTGCTGCGGATGCCATCATGGAATCTGTGGACGCAAATCTCGACCTCTGTGTGTGCATTACCGAGGGGATCCCCGTTAAGGATATGCTGATGGTTAAGCGTATGATGCGCATCAGCGGTTCCAAAACGATGCTTATCGGTCCCAACTGCCCCGGTGTTATCACCCCCGGTGAGTGCAAGATGGGCATTATGCCCGGAATGATCCACACTCCCGGAACCGTAGGTATCATTTCCAAGTCCGGAACCCTTACCTACGAAGCTGTTAAGCAGGTGAGCGAGTACGGGCTCGGACAATCAACATGCGTCGGTATCGGCGGAGACCCTGTTATCGGTCTCTCGTATATCGAGCTTCTTGAGATGTTCGAAAATGATGCGCAGACGGAGCTTGTGGTTCTCATAGGCGAAATCGGCGGCCAGGCGGAAGTCAGAGCCGGCGAATGGATTAAGGAGAACTTCTCCAAGCCCGTGGTAAGCTTCATCGCAGGACAGACAGCCCCCAAAGGAAAGAGAATGGGACATGCTGGTGCCATCGTTTCCGGCGGAGACGATACTGCCGCTGCCAAGATGAAGAAGCTTGCTGAGTGCGGTGTTAATGTAGTTGAACAGCCCTCGGGAATCGGTAAAAAGGTTGCTGAGGTACTGGGCAAGATATAA
- the sucC gene encoding ADP-forming succinate--CoA ligase subunit beta yields the protein MYLHEFQAKGLLRSYGIPVPDGGVASTASDALRVAKELQGDKWVIKAQVHAGGRGKAGGVKIVDKYSSVYDTSTEMLGMKIITKQTGEEGKTVRRILVEEATDIRHEIYLSFMVDRDSEQHVMIASAEGGTEIEELAETNPEAIISEKLSAVVPMGNYQGRKIAKMLGLEGKLINRFAAVAAKLHQVFIEQDCMLLEINPLVIDGKQNVICLDAKVSVDDNALFRHSKVEEMKDYGEMDPQEVRASIYDLSYVSMDGNIGCMVNGAGLAMATMDIIKFYGGEPANFLDVGGGADENKVREAFKIILTDPQVKVILVNIFGGIVRCDLIAKGVLKAAEEVPGDRHLVVRLDGTNVEEGKALINEHAKSSGLSVHAADTMADAAELAVKLANQAEDKEQG from the coding sequence ATGTATTTGCATGAATTTCAGGCAAAGGGACTTCTCCGCAGCTACGGCATTCCGGTGCCCGATGGCGGCGTAGCTTCCACTGCCAGCGACGCTTTACGCGTTGCAAAAGAACTTCAAGGAGACAAGTGGGTCATTAAGGCTCAGGTACACGCAGGCGGTCGTGGTAAGGCCGGTGGTGTAAAGATTGTGGACAAGTACTCCTCTGTTTACGACACATCCACCGAAATGCTCGGTATGAAGATCATAACCAAGCAGACAGGTGAAGAGGGTAAGACGGTTCGCAGGATACTTGTTGAGGAAGCGACGGACATCCGTCATGAAATATACCTGAGTTTTATGGTGGACAGAGACAGCGAGCAGCACGTTATGATCGCCAGTGCCGAAGGGGGTACGGAGATCGAAGAGCTTGCTGAGACTAATCCTGAAGCAATCATCAGCGAGAAGCTTAGCGCTGTTGTTCCCATGGGTAACTACCAGGGGCGCAAGATTGCTAAGATGCTCGGTCTTGAGGGCAAGCTTATAAACAGGTTTGCCGCTGTTGCCGCAAAGCTTCATCAGGTATTTATAGAGCAGGACTGCATGCTCCTTGAAATCAATCCCCTTGTTATCGACGGAAAGCAGAACGTCATCTGCCTTGACGCCAAAGTTTCCGTAGATGACAACGCTCTTTTCCGCCACAGTAAAGTGGAAGAGATGAAGGACTACGGCGAGATGGATCCCCAGGAAGTAAGGGCCTCCATATACGACCTGTCCTATGTCAGCATGGACGGCAACATCGGCTGCATGGTTAACGGAGCCGGACTTGCCATGGCTACCATGGACATCATCAAATTCTACGGCGGTGAGCCTGCGAACTTCCTCGATGTTGGAGGGGGTGCGGATGAAAACAAGGTAAGGGAAGCTTTTAAGATTATCCTTACCGACCCGCAGGTTAAGGTTATCCTTGTAAATATCTTTGGCGGTATCGTCCGCTGCGACCTCATTGCAAAAGGGGTTCTTAAGGCGGCCGAAGAGGTTCCCGGCGACAGACACCTTGTTGTCAGGCTCGACGGAACGAACGTTGAAGAGGGTAAAGCTCTTATCAACGAACACGCCAAGTCCTCCGGTCTGAGCGTTCACGCAGCAGACACCATGGCGGACGCAGCTGAGCTTGCGGTTAAACTCGCAAACCAGGCAGAAGATAAAGAGCAGGGGTGA